CGGTCGTGGAGAGCGAGTTCGGCGCGGTGCTCCGGAGCCTCGCCGGGGAGGAGTGAACGTGAAGGCCCTCCTCGTTACCGGCGACCGGTCGGGCAGCGGGAAGACGAGCATCACCCTCGCCCTCGCCACCCTCCTATCGAAGGACGCCGTCGTCCAGACCTGCAAGGTGGCGATGGACTACATCGACCCCTCGTATCTCACTGCGGTCACCGGTCGCCCCTGCCGGAACCTGGACAGCTTCGTCATGACACCGGCAGAGATGCGTGCCGTCTTCGAGCACGGGGCGAAGGGTGCCGATATCGCCCTGGTCGAGGGAGTGCGTGGCCTCTACGAGGGTGCGGAGGCGATCGGCGATGCCGGGAGCACGGCCTCGGTCGCGAAGGCCCTCGACCTCCCTGTCGTCCTGGTCGTGGACGCCCGGAGCATCACCCGGAGTGCCGCCGCGATCGTGAAGGGCTTTGCCGCCTTCGATCCCGACGTGCGGATCAAGGGCGTGATCCTGAACAACATATCGAGTCCCGGCCACAGGGAGAAGACGGTCAGGGCCGTGGAGCACTTCTGCGGCGTCCCGGTCGTCGGGGCGATCCCGAAGAGCGAGGGGATGCGCCTGACAATGCGCCACCTCGGCCTCGTCCCCTACCGCGAGGGGCAGGAGACCGGCGGCTTCCTCGACCGCATCGAGGCGGTGAAGGAGGTGATCGGCGGCTACGTCGACCTCGACGCCCTCAAGGGTTTGATGGAGGAGTACAGCCCCACCGGCGAAGTCGGGCCGTTTGTACGGACCCACGAGGCCGACGTGCGGGTGGCCGTCGCCTATGACGAGGCCTTCACCTTCTACTACAACGACCTCTTCGACGTCCTCAGGGCCGAGGGCGCGGAGGTCTCCACCTTCAGCCCGGTCCACGACCCCCTCCCGGAGGCCGACGGCTATATCCTGGGCGGCGGCTACCCTGAGATGCATGCCGCGGCCCTGGAGGCGAACGCACGCACGCGGGAGGCCCTTGCCGAGGTGTCGAAGAACGGCGTCCCCATCTCTGCCGAGTGCGGCGGGCTGATGTACCTCACCGATAGCCTGGTCCTGAGGAAGGGCTGGCAGGAGAGTGACCGCGAGGAGTCGTACGAGATGTGCGGGGTCTTTTCAGGGAAGAGCCTGATGCCGTCCCGCCGCACCCTCGGCTATGTTGAGGGGGTCGCCGGCCAGGCCTCCCCCTTCGGTGCCGGGCCTTTCAAGGGGCATGAGTTCCACTACTCGGAAGTCGTCCTGGACCCCGATACCCGCTACGCCTACGAACTCTCCCGGGGCACCGGCATTGTGGGACAGAAAGACGGGGCAACGAAGGCCCGGACCCTTGCCAGCTACACGCACCTCCACCCGGTCGCCAGCGCCGGTTTCATCAGAGGATTTGTCAGGCAGTGCCGGGACGGGGAGGAAGGACCGTAAAAGACTATACCTTCCCGGCCCAATAGAAATTTATGATCATTTATCTTGACGGGAAGTTTGTCCCCGAGTCCGAGGCGAAGGTTTCGGTCTTCGACCACGGCCTCCTGTACGGGGACGGTGTCTTCGAGGGTATCCGCGCCTACAACGGCCGGGTCTTCAGGCTGGATGAGCACATCGACCGTCTCTACGATTCGGCAAAGACGATCGACCTGAAGGTTCCCATCACGAAGGAAGAGTTCAAGGAGGCGCTCCTTGAAGTCCTGCGGCGGAACAACCTGAAGGACGCCTATATCAGACCGATCGTCACCCGCGGCAAGGGCGACCTCGGCCTCGACCCGCGCAAGTGCGCCGTGCCGACCGTGATCATCATCGCCACCGGATGGGGTGCGATGTACGGCGACCTCTACGAGAAGGGCCTGACGGCGATCACCGTCTCGGTCAGGAGGAACGCCTGTGACGCTCTCCCGCCGAATGTCAAGAGCCTCAACTACCTGAACAATATCCTCGCCAAGATCGAGGCCAACTACAAGGGCGGGGACGAGGCGATCTTCCTGGATCCCCAGGGCCACATCACCGAGGGCTCGGGCGACAACCTCTTCCTGATTAAGGACGGCGTCCTCATCACCCCGCACACCCTGAACAACCTGCGTGGCGTCACCAGGCACGTCGTCCTCGAAGTCGCTGCCTCCCTCGGCCTCACCGTCGTGGAGCGCGACCTCGGCTACTTCGATGTCTACACCGCCGACGAGGTCTTCGTCACCGGCACGGCAGCCGAGATCGGCCCGATCGTCAAGGTCGACGGCAGGGCTATCGGGAACGGCATCCCCGGCCCGGTCACGAAGCAGTTGATGGCCGGGTTCTCCACGGTCACCGGAAAGGAAGGCACCCCCATCTACTGAGGGTGTCTCCGGCCTCTTTTTTTTCTCCGGCTGACGGGGTTTTCGAACCTCCGGTGGTCGTTCCCATGCCAGATTGGCCCGTGAGGGGCGAACAAGGCATTCTTAAGAGGGGATACCATCCGCCCCCTATCCTAACCGGGGGGACCGGGGGGCAGCAGCCCCCCGGAGACGGGCACCGATCCACTGCCTTTTCCTATACACAGGCCAGGGGTGTCAGTTTCCCGGTCTCGATTGTGGGGAAGGAAGTGGATCGGTCTTCGCTGTAGTCCGCTGTCATCCCACTCCAGAACAGGATTCCCCCTGAAAAATTTTCCTGCGATCTCTCTCAACTCCCCGCGCAGCAGTTTTTTTATTGGTTCATGCCGTTCGATGAGTATGGAAGCCCCGATCACTTTTGACGAAGATACCTGCACGCGGTGCGGAACCTGTGCCGAGATCTGCCCGCTCGGCACCATCATACAGGAGCGCCCGAAAGCTCTCCCTCTGCTCGTCCGCGGCCGCGAGGCGACGTGCATCCGTTGCGGTCACTGTGTGGCCGTGTGCCCGACCGGAGCGGTATCGGCCGGGTATCCGGCCGAGGGACCGCAGTATCTAACCGAAGGTTCGGCGGCGATCGCACCGGCCGACCTTGCTGCGTATCTCAGGAACCGCCGTTCTATCCGCCGGTACGAAGACCGGACTGTGGATCGGGAGACGATCGAAGCCCTCCTGGACGTGGTCAGGTTCGCGCCCTCGGCCGCGAACAGGCAGCCGGTCCGCTGGCTTGTCGTCCACGATCCGGCCGAGGTGCGCCGTCTGGCAGGACTGACTGTCGAGTGGATGCGGGAGATGGCGGAGAGCGGCGCTGAGCACCCTCTCGCTCCCATCTTCCCGGCGCTTGTCAGGGCATGGGACGCCGGCGAGGACCCCATCTTTCGGGGCGCTCCCCACCTCGTCGTCGCCCACGCCGAGGCGTGGAACCCGTCTGCCTTTACGGACAGCATCATCGCCCTCACATGGCTCGAAGTCGCCGCTCCGTCCTTCGGTCTCGGCACCTGCTGGGCCGGCTTCTTCCAGACTGCTTTCATGTCCTCGCCAGCCCTTGCGGCGGCGCTCAACCTCCCGGACGGACATCTCCCGCAGTCCGCGATGGTCCTTGGCTATCCGAAGCACCGCTATGCCCGCCTGCCCGGTCGGGAGAAGGCGCGGGTGACCTGGCGGTAGGTTTCCCTTTTTTTCACGAAAACAGAAGGATGCAGACCGTCCCCACGACCATCACCGCAGTGGCGGTCGACCGGCGGCCGGGGGAGGCCTCCTTGAAAATAAATCCCCCGATGACGACGGCAAAGAGGATGCTCGTCCTCTTCACGGAGATGACATAGGGCACGATCTGGAGGGAGAGGGCGAGGCCGACAGAGAGGATCTCAAAGGCGAGGAGGCCGCCGGTGATGGCGACGGCCCTCCCTGCCGGAGGCGGGCCGGCAGGCGTTCCACCACTTGCGAGGATGAGAACCCAGAAGAGCGCACCGATGGCAAGGAGGTCGAGGCCGAGGCCGAAGAACGGGTCTGACTGAAGGATGAGGACCTTGTCCAGAGTGGCGGTGAGGCTGTAGATGATGGCGACACCGGCCATCATCGCCGTGCCCCGCCGCATCCAGAGCGCCCTGATAGGGGCGAGGACGCCTACGCCCCCCTCTCCTCCCCCTGTTCCGAGGACGTATGACCCCGCGACAATGAGAACGATGCCGGCGGCACCCCCCGCGCCCGGCGCCTCACCAAGGAGGAGGTACGATGGCCCGACCAGGAAGATGGGAGTGAGGGAGAGCATGGGGACGGCAAGGGATATGTCGGTCTCTGCAAGCGCCCGGTAGGTGAGCCAGACCGCCGCCGCGTTGAGCGCCGAGGAGGCGGCGAGAGCCGGGAGGAAGAGGGGGCCGGTCTCGGGCAGGCCCCGGGCGCAGGCGAGAGCGAGGAGGATCAGTCCCCCTGTGAGGAAGGCCCGACCGGCGAGATGGGCGGGCCGGTAGTCCTGGAGGTAGCGCTTGACGGCGATGGAGTAGAGCGCATGCGCGAGGGCCCCGAGGAGGGCGAGGGCGATCCAGATCATCGGCGGTAGCCGGTGGGCCGGCCGCGATATAAATATGGAGAGGCCGGGCCCTGCCGAAGGTTTAAGTACCATTATCTGGATATAGAGTATGGCACTTCTGCTGCCATAGTGTAGTGGCCAATCATGTCGGCCTTTCACGCCGACGACTGGGGTTCGAATCCCCATGGCAGCATCCGATTTTTGGTCCGAATTTTCTATGCTTTTCTACCTCTTGCCAGAGGCACACCCGCCCTGCGCGACGCCGACCTGACCTGCGGAAGAGGGGGGCACTATGGATGAGTCAGGCCCGAAAACTCCTGATACGGGTCTGCCTTGAAAAGAGAAGGCGTGGGGGCGCCCCTCAGGTCAGGTCCCGGTCCTACTTGACGATCATCACCGGGCACGCCGCAAGTTGAGCGACCTTCTGGCTAACGCTCCCAAGGACGACACCTTTCAGGGCGCCAAGGCCGCGGCTCCCGATCACGAGCAGGTCGGCCCCGACCTTCTCGGCGGTCGCGAGGATCTCGGACGCCGGGTCGCCCATCCCGACCTCCAGGGTGTAGGAAACGCCCGCACCCTCGATCAGGGCGAGGACCGGTCCGGCGACCGCATGTGCGTCCTCTTCGAGGAGGGCGTGGACATCGAAGTTCGCCCTCACGATCCTGGACTGGGAAGGCGGGACGGCCGCGACATACACCACCGCGAGCGACGAGTCGGGCAGATCCGCGACCAGGCCGGTGGCGGTCTCGGCCGCCCGTCTGGCATTCTCTGAACCGTCTATTGCAAGAAGAACCGTATGAAACATGACAACCTCGGACTCTGTACTGGCCGGCGTCGGGACGCACATGCCCTCCCGGTCGCATCGGGACAGTGCGACACGACGTATCTGTTCCGTACAGAGCAACTTCCGGGGTTAAAACCATGCCGGAACCCCTCCCGGCCGTGCGGGCAGGATACCTTGAAATCAGTGGATGCCCATGTATAATGCCACCGACGGCATGGCCGCACCCCTCTCCGAACGCCTCCTGCCCTATACCCTATATCCAGAGGATCTGACGTGAATGTAAAGATAACCCCGAATTTTACCGCGCTCAAAAAGACCTGGCTCTCCAATATCCGCGGCGACACCCTGGCCGGGATGACCGTGGCCCTGGCCCTCATCCCCGAGGCGATCGCCTTCTCGATCATCGCCGGCGTCGACCCGATGGTCGGGCTCTACGCCTCCTTCTGCATCGCCGTCGTCATCGCCTTCGCCGGCGGACGGCCCGGGATGATCTCCGCGGCCACGGGCTCGATGGCCCTCGTCATGGTCGTTCTGGTCCGCGACTACGGGCTCGACTACCTTCTCGCGGCGACTGTCCTGACCGGCATCATCCAGATTGCCCTCGGCCTCCTGAATGTCGGGCGGTTCATCAGGTTCATCCCGTACTCGGTCGTGCTCGGCTTCGTCAACTCCCTCGCGATCCTCATCTTCCTGGCCCAGATTCCCTTCCTTATCGGGGCCTCTCCGGTCGTCTACATCATCGCGGCGGCGACCATCGCCACCATCGTCCTCCTCCCCCGCCTCACCACGGCCGTCCCGCCGGCGCTCGTCGCCATCGTGGCGGCGACAGTCGCCGCCATCGCACTGAACCTCGACGTCCTCACGGTCGGCGGGATGGGCGAGATCACGCGGACACTCCCGGCCTTCCACCTCCCCGCCGTCCCGCTGACTCTCGACACCCTCCTGATCATCCTCCCGTACTCGGTGACGCTGGTCATCGTCGGGATCATCGAGTCCCTCCTCACCGCCTCGATCATCGACGAGATGACCGAGACGGAGAGCGACAAGGACCGGGAGGTGCGGGGGCAGGGGCTTGCCAACTGTGTCGCCGGCTTCTTCGGCGGGATGGCCGGGTGCGCCATGATCGGGCAGTCTGTGATCAACGTCAAGTCAGGCGGTTCAGGGCGGCTCTCCACCCTCGTCGCCGGCCTCTTCCTGATCTTTCTCATCGTCGCCCTCGGCGACGTCGTCGCCAGGATCCCGATGGCCGCCCTCGTCGGCGTCATGATCATGGTCGCGGTCGGCACCTTCGAGTGGCAGTCGGTCCGTGACCTGCCCAGGATCCCCGGAGGCGACGCGGCGGTCATGCTCCTCACGGTCGCCATCGTCGTCACCACGCACGACCTGGCCAAGGGCGTCATCGCGGGCGTCATCCTCGCCGCCCTCATCTTCGGGTGGAATATCTCGGTCATCTCGGCGACCGTTACCCTGCGGGAGGACGGCGTCAAGGTCTATACCATGAAGGGCCAGCTCTTCTTCGGCACGATGTCGGCCTTTATGGACCTCTTCGACTACGCCGGAGACCCGGAGAAGGTGAGGATCGACTTCTCGCACTCGCATATCTGGGACCAGTCCGGGGTCGAGGCGGTCACCCGCGTCATCCACCGCTACCAGCAGCACGGAAAATCCGTGTACGTCATCGGGCTGAACGAAGAGAGCCAGGAGACGCTGGACCGGGGTTTTTCCTGAGATCTCTCCAGCCCTTGTACGGGAGAGGAAAGATCGTGCCTATGGCGATCGACGGGATCTCTTTTCTCCAGGCTGGAAGGGAGGTCTTCGGTTTCTCCGGCCCAAATGGCGCCTTCCTGGCCCAGGGTGAGAGAGGGGGATCACCCCCCTGATCCGGTCAATCTGGCCCCTATTCTTCGTTTTCCCCTCTTCGATCCGGGCGGTATGGGCTTCTTTCCGAGATCTGCCATTTCCCGGTTATTCTCGACATTCGAAATGAAATGGGGCCTCTTCTCCGGGACCTGAAGGGCGTTTCCGGCAGGAAGAGGGTGCAAGGGAGGGAGTGCCGGGAGGAGAGGGAATATGGCCCGGGAAAGGGGGCGG
This region of Methanofollis sp. genomic DNA includes:
- the cfbB gene encoding Ni-sirohydrochlorin a,c-diamide synthase, whose protein sequence is MKALLVTGDRSGSGKTSITLALATLLSKDAVVQTCKVAMDYIDPSYLTAVTGRPCRNLDSFVMTPAEMRAVFEHGAKGADIALVEGVRGLYEGAEAIGDAGSTASVAKALDLPVVLVVDARSITRSAAAIVKGFAAFDPDVRIKGVILNNISSPGHREKTVRAVEHFCGVPVVGAIPKSEGMRLTMRHLGLVPYREGQETGGFLDRIEAVKEVIGGYVDLDALKGLMEEYSPTGEVGPFVRTHEADVRVAVAYDEAFTFYYNDLFDVLRAEGAEVSTFSPVHDPLPEADGYILGGGYPEMHAAALEANARTREALAEVSKNGVPISAECGGLMYLTDSLVLRKGWQESDREESYEMCGVFSGKSLMPSRRTLGYVEGVAGQASPFGAGPFKGHEFHYSEVVLDPDTRYAYELSRGTGIVGQKDGATKARTLASYTHLHPVASAGFIRGFVRQCRDGEEGP
- the ilvE gene encoding branched-chain-amino-acid transaminase, with the translated sequence MIIYLDGKFVPESEAKVSVFDHGLLYGDGVFEGIRAYNGRVFRLDEHIDRLYDSAKTIDLKVPITKEEFKEALLEVLRRNNLKDAYIRPIVTRGKGDLGLDPRKCAVPTVIIIATGWGAMYGDLYEKGLTAITVSVRRNACDALPPNVKSLNYLNNILAKIEANYKGGDEAIFLDPQGHITEGSGDNLFLIKDGVLITPHTLNNLRGVTRHVVLEVAASLGLTVVERDLGYFDVYTADEVFVTGTAAEIGPIVKVDGRAIGNGIPGPVTKQLMAGFSTVTGKEGTPIY
- a CDS encoding nitroreductase family protein → MEAPITFDEDTCTRCGTCAEICPLGTIIQERPKALPLLVRGREATCIRCGHCVAVCPTGAVSAGYPAEGPQYLTEGSAAIAPADLAAYLRNRRSIRRYEDRTVDRETIEALLDVVRFAPSAANRQPVRWLVVHDPAEVRRLAGLTVEWMREMAESGAEHPLAPIFPALVRAWDAGEDPIFRGAPHLVVAHAEAWNPSAFTDSIIALTWLEVAAPSFGLGTCWAGFFQTAFMSSPALAAALNLPDGHLPQSAMVLGYPKHRYARLPGREKARVTWR
- a CDS encoding EamA family transporter; amino-acid sequence: MIWIALALLGALAHALYSIAVKRYLQDYRPAHLAGRAFLTGGLILLALACARGLPETGPLFLPALAASSALNAAAVWLTYRALAETDISLAVPMLSLTPIFLVGPSYLLLGEAPGAGGAAGIVLIVAGSYVLGTGGGEGGVGVLAPIRALWMRRGTAMMAGVAIIYSLTATLDKVLILQSDPFFGLGLDLLAIGALFWVLILASGGTPAGPPPAGRAVAITGGLLAFEILSVGLALSLQIVPYVISVKRTSILFAVVIGGFIFKEASPGRRSTATAVMVVGTVCILLFS
- a CDS encoding universal stress protein, with the protein product MFHTVLLAIDGSENARRAAETATGLVADLPDSSLAVVYVAAVPPSQSRIVRANFDVHALLEEDAHAVAGPVLALIEGAGVSYTLEVGMGDPASEILATAEKVGADLLVIGSRGLGALKGVVLGSVSQKVAQLAACPVMIVK
- a CDS encoding SulP family inorganic anion transporter; this encodes MNVKITPNFTALKKTWLSNIRGDTLAGMTVALALIPEAIAFSIIAGVDPMVGLYASFCIAVVIAFAGGRPGMISAATGSMALVMVVLVRDYGLDYLLAATVLTGIIQIALGLLNVGRFIRFIPYSVVLGFVNSLAILIFLAQIPFLIGASPVVYIIAAATIATIVLLPRLTTAVPPALVAIVAATVAAIALNLDVLTVGGMGEITRTLPAFHLPAVPLTLDTLLIILPYSVTLVIVGIIESLLTASIIDEMTETESDKDREVRGQGLANCVAGFFGGMAGCAMIGQSVINVKSGGSGRLSTLVAGLFLIFLIVALGDVVARIPMAALVGVMIMVAVGTFEWQSVRDLPRIPGGDAAVMLLTVAIVVTTHDLAKGVIAGVILAALIFGWNISVISATVTLREDGVKVYTMKGQLFFGTMSAFMDLFDYAGDPEKVRIDFSHSHIWDQSGVEAVTRVIHRYQQHGKSVYVIGLNEESQETLDRGFS